The Deltaproteobacteria bacterium sequence CGTACGGCGGTGGTTCCCACACCGATCACCCTTCTCTCCTCTTTTTTTGCTTTTAAAACCTTGGCGACGGTTTGTTCTGGAATGGAAAAACGCTCTCCGTGCATTTTGTGTTGCCGAATATCGTTTTCTCGAACCGGTAAAAAAGTGTCGGTGGAAACATGGAGAGTCACGGTGGCAATCTCAACCCCCTTCTTTTGAATTTGTTCCAATAAATTTTCAGTGAAATGAAAACTGGCGGTGGGAGCGGCGGCGGAACCTAAATGTTTTGCAAAAACGGTTTGGTAACGGTTTTTGTCGAACTCTTTTTTCCACTCGTGTTGATCACGCTTAATATAAGGAGGGAGAGGCGGATAACCGATCTCTTCCAATCGCTTTTTAAAATCATCTGCTTCGAAAACAATTTTCAAAAAACCGTCTGTTTTTTCTGTGACCCTTCCTTGTAATCCGCCATCAAATTGTATCATGTCACCCACACCAATTTTTCTGCAAGGTTTGGCCAGACAAGCCCAAGTTTTTTGGTCCATAGTCCATGGTCCATGGTCTATGGTCGACAGCTCATGGTCCACGGTCCTTAGCAAAAGAATTTCAATGTTGCGATTTTTTTCATTTTTTCCAAAAAGGCGGGCAGGAAAAACTTTCGTATCATTTAAAACAAGCAAATCGCCTGCGCGCAAAGTGTCGGGGAAATTTTTAAACTGACTGTGTTCCCAAGTTTGCTGATCGCGATCCAAAACCATCATCCGGCTGGAATCGCGCTCCGGTAAGGGCTCCTGAGCAATAAGCTCCTTGGGATACTCGTATTGGAAAAGATTTAAGTCCATTGTCATTGTTTTGTCACTTCGTTCTCCGCAATGACAAATTTGTCAATAGATTTTCCGGATTTGGGCTCTGGGGTAATAAAAATCGAGGATTTCATGATAGTTTTTTCCGGAAGAGGCCATCTCTTTGACTCCCCATTGGCAAAGGCCCACGCCGTGCCCGAATCCCTTTCCTTTGAAAATAATTTCCCGCGGGGTGGTTTGAATATCAAACCATGTACTCTTCAAATCTTTGTGTCCGACAATGCGGCGAAATTCGGTGGCGCCCAAAAAAAGAGACATCTGATCTGTTTCGATGATGATGATGGCGTTGCGTGGTGACGTTTCATATTTTTCGGCGGTGATTGATTTGATCCGCCTCCCCTCCAGCCCGTGACTTTTTAAAAGGTCCAGCAGTTCTCGCTGGGAGAGATGCAACTCCCAACTGTTGTAGGGACACTGTTCGCAAAATTTATCGACGATGGAAGAGGAAATTTCTTTTTTGCCCCAAACTCTTTCAACCGTTTCCGTTTCGCCGCCGCAACAACTGTGAAAATACGCCGGATAGAAACCGTTGTTCCAAAGTATTTCTCCCTCGGTGGCTTTCACCGCCTGTTCCACAGTTCTGTCTTCGGTTTTTCCCAGAGAGCCGATGTAAACTTGGTCATCGGTGTTGGATTCCAAATCATAATTTTGTTTTCCGGGACTCTGTTCTTTTTGTTGACGCATGGCATACGTTCTGGCGGCGACCACTTGCGCCTTGATCGCCTCCATCGGCCAAGAAGCAGAAATTTCTCCGTGCACCAATCCCACCAAATAATCCTCCATGGGAAGTTGGTTGAGAATCAAAAGTTTGTTGTGAGCCGTTCGCTGAATTTCCAATTCCCCTTTGAATTTTTTTTCTCCGACTTGGAGAATTTCTTCTTCACTTCCAATTTGAAGAGTGGAATCTTGATAAAAAATATTTCCTATTTTAAAACCGTGAGGAGTGGCTTGGATTTTTGCGGGACTCTCAATTTCTTCGGGAGACTCTTGAGACTGGGTTTTAGCCCAAAGTTTGTCTCCTTGAATGGTGATTTTGGGGATTTCCTTCAAGACGGCAACACGGATGGTGGGTATTATAAGGAGGGAGAAACAAAAAGAGCGCACCACAGGTTTCATGGGCAGAATGCGTACCATAAACCCGTGAAATTAAAAAGTATTTTTAATGGTGTCTAGGGAAGGTGTCGGACACCTGAAAGGGGGACGCAACTTTTTCTGAAAATCTGCGATAAGAGGAAATGAGAGGTGTTTTTCATGACCAGTCCTATTACTTTTAATTTAGGTGGTGTTGCCACGGATCTTCCAACCTTGGAGGCGGGATTGATTGCATTGTCAATCGC is a genomic window containing:
- the queA gene encoding tRNA preQ1(34) S-adenosylmethionine ribosyltransferase-isomerase QueA, whose amino-acid sequence is MDLNLFQYEYPKELIAQEPLPERDSSRMMVLDRDQQTWEHSQFKNFPDTLRAGDLLVLNDTKVFPARLFGKNEKNRNIEILLLRTVDHELSTIDHGPWTMDQKTWACLAKPCRKIGVGDMIQFDGGLQGRVTEKTDGFLKIVFEADDFKKRLEEIGYPPLPPYIKRDQHEWKKEFDKNRYQTVFAKHLGSAAAPTASFHFTENLLEQIQKKGVEIATVTLHVSTDTFLPVRENDIRQHKMHGERFSIPEQTVAKVLKAKKEERRVIGVGTTAVRALESDWTKPTTDIFIYPGYSFKIVSAMLTNFHQPGSTPLLMISALAGREWVLKAYEEAIKRRYRLFSYGDCMLIL
- a CDS encoding SpoIID/LytB domain-containing protein gives rise to the protein MVRILPMKPVVRSFCFSLLIIPTIRVAVLKEIPKITIQGDKLWAKTQSQESPEEIESPAKIQATPHGFKIGNIFYQDSTLQIGSEEEILQVGEKKFKGELEIQRTAHNKLLILNQLPMEDYLVGLVHGEISASWPMEAIKAQVVAARTYAMRQQKEQSPGKQNYDLESNTDDQVYIGSLGKTEDRTVEQAVKATEGEILWNNGFYPAYFHSCCGGETETVERVWGKKEISSSIVDKFCEQCPYNSWELHLSQRELLDLLKSHGLEGRRIKSITAEKYETSPRNAIIIIETDQMSLFLGATEFRRIVGHKDLKSTWFDIQTTPREIIFKGKGFGHGVGLCQWGVKEMASSGKNYHEILDFYYPRAQIRKIY